A genomic stretch from Psilocybe cubensis strain MGC-MH-2018 chromosome 1, whole genome shotgun sequence includes:
- a CDS encoding Rho GTPase protein rac1, with translation MQAIKCVVVGDGAVGKTCLLISYTTNAFPGEYIPTVFDNYSANVMVDGKTISLGLWDTAGQEDYDRLRPLSYPQTDVFLICFSLVSPPSYENVRTKWYPEISHHAPSTSIVLVGTKLDLREDPATIEKLRDRRMAPIQYSQGVAMCKDIKAVKYLECSALTQKGLKTVFDEAIRAVLNPPPQVKKSSKRSCIIA, from the exons ATGCAAGCCATTAAAt GTGTTGTCGTAGGAGATGGTGCAGTTGGGAAG ACATGTCTTCTTATTTCCTATACCACCAACGCCTTTCCC GGAGAGTATATACCAACTG TTTTTGACAACTATTCGGCGAATGTAATGGTCGATGGCAAGACGATCTCGCTCGGCTTGTGGGATACTGCCGGACAGGAAGATTACGACCGTCTCCGACCTCTATCATACCCCCAGACAGACGTCTTCCTGATCTGCTTCTCTCTTGTGAGCCCCCCGAGCTACGAGAACGTGAGgacaaag TGGTATCCCGAGATCTCCCATCACGCACCCTCAACTTCCATCGTTCTTGTTGGCACAAAACTTGATTTGCGCGAAGATCCGGCTACTATTGAGAAGCTGCGAGACCG TCGCATGGCTCCTATACAATATTCTCAAGGAGTTGCGATGTGCAAGGACATCAAGGCTGTGAAGTATCTCGAATGTTCGGCACTCACTCAGAAAGGATTGAAGACCGTATTTGACGAGGCTATTCGCGCTGTTT TGAACCCGCCTCCCCAGGTCAAGAAAAGTAGCAAGAGGTCGTGCATCATTGCGTAA